From the genome of Xiphophorus couchianus chromosome 6, X_couchianus-1.0, whole genome shotgun sequence, one region includes:
- the LOC114147142 gene encoding caspase-8-like isoform X2, producing MSAKKTATETLKRNKTKLIDVLCMDYPFILNKVQENKDKLITSREYTNLKSINKEHVAGHVIELVDKIMNKGEETCQNFLELLQTDDIVETFPDLKSMKLHDVLLKPVQATSPCSDMVPEAKRLKKDEVYELKSEPVGLCLIINNENFHSLKQRRGTDKDAERLAKVFSWLGFKVLMCKDQTGDQMEQTLKIVASPLDEERQLQLLELGVQEWCDDCLSAPQQPVRHGDAFVCCILTHGSLSQVYGVDSQPLVIKEIKKHFVATKLPALTGKPKVFLIQACQFDKVSAAQRGVLPNDVEDDSATSIPEEADFLVAVSTVEGYVSFRHVVDGSWFIQSVCEQLESHCPSGEDFTSILHRVNDMVGQKEGSIHVGRVKQAPEVKFTLRKKLVLSPRCP from the exons ATGTCCGCCAAGAAGACCGCCACGGAGACCCTGAAgcgtaataaaacaaaactcatcGACGTTTTATGTATGGACTATCCATTTATCCTCAACAAAGTTCAGGAGAATAAGGATAAGCTGATAACTTCGAGGGAGTACACCAATCTCAAGAGCATCAACAAAGAGCATGTGGCGGGCCACGTTATAGAGCTTGTGGACAAGATCATGAATAAAGGAGAAGAAACCTGCCAAAACTTTCTGGAGCTACTGCAAACCGACGACATTGTTGAAACCTTTCCTGACCTGAAGAGCATGAAGCTCCATGACGTTTTACTCAAGCCGGTCCAAGCTACCTCACCTTGCAGTG ACATGGTGCCTGAAGCTAAAAGGCTGAAAAAG GATGAGGTTTATGAACTCAAAAGCGAGCCTGTTGGTCTCTGCCTGATCATAAACAATGAGAATTTCCACAGCCTCAAACAGAGAAGGGGGACAGACAAAGATGCCG AGAGACTAGCGAAGGTGTTCAGCTGGCTGGGCTTCAAGGTGTTGATGTGTAAAGACCAAACCGGGGACCAGATGGAACAGACACTGAAGATAGTTGCCTCTCCTCTTGATGAGGAGAGGCAACTCCAGCTACTGGAGCTGGGTGTTCAGGAATGGTGCGACGACTGCCTCTCTGCTCCCCAGCAGCCGGTTAGGCACGGCGACGCCTTCGTCTGCTGCATTCTGACCCACGGGTCATTGAGTCAAGTTTATGGGGTCGACTCACAGCCTCTTGtcattaaagaaattaaaaaacattttgtggccACTAAGCTGCCAGCCCTCACTGGCAAACCCAAAGTGTTCCTGATTCAGGCCTGCCAATTCGACAAGGTGTCTGCAGCACAACGAGGGGTGTTGCCGAACGATGTGGAGGACGATAGTGCAACATCCATTCCTGAGGAAGCAGATTTTCTCGTTGCTGTTTCCACTGTTGAAGGCTACGTATCCTTTAGACATGTAGTAGATGGAAGCTGGTTTATCCAGTCGGTGTGTGAGCAGCTGGAGTCGCACTGCCCTAG TGGTGAAGACTTTACTTCCATCCTGCATCGAGTAAATGACATGGTGGGCCAGAAGGAGGGCTCCATCCATGTTGGCCGGGTAAAACAGGCGCCTGAAGTGAAGTTCACTCTGAGGAAGAAACTCGTTCTGTCGCCACGTTGCCCTTGA
- the LOC114147142 gene encoding caspase-8-like isoform X1, translating into MSAKKTATETLKRNKTKLIDVLCMDYPFILNKVQENKDKLITSREYTNLKSINKEHVAGHVIELVDKIMNKGEETCQNFLELLQTDDIVETFPDLKSMKLHDVLLKPVQATSPCSADMVPEAKRLKKDEVYELKSEPVGLCLIINNENFHSLKQRRGTDKDAERLAKVFSWLGFKVLMCKDQTGDQMEQTLKIVASPLDEERQLQLLELGVQEWCDDCLSAPQQPVRHGDAFVCCILTHGSLSQVYGVDSQPLVIKEIKKHFVATKLPALTGKPKVFLIQACQFDKVSAAQRGVLPNDVEDDSATSIPEEADFLVAVSTVEGYVSFRHVVDGSWFIQSVCEQLESHCPSGEDFTSILHRVNDMVGQKEGSIHVGRVKQAPEVKFTLRKKLVLSPRCP; encoded by the exons ATGTCCGCCAAGAAGACCGCCACGGAGACCCTGAAgcgtaataaaacaaaactcatcGACGTTTTATGTATGGACTATCCATTTATCCTCAACAAAGTTCAGGAGAATAAGGATAAGCTGATAACTTCGAGGGAGTACACCAATCTCAAGAGCATCAACAAAGAGCATGTGGCGGGCCACGTTATAGAGCTTGTGGACAAGATCATGAATAAAGGAGAAGAAACCTGCCAAAACTTTCTGGAGCTACTGCAAACCGACGACATTGTTGAAACCTTTCCTGACCTGAAGAGCATGAAGCTCCATGACGTTTTACTCAAGCCGGTCCAAGCTACCTCACCTTGCAGTG CAGACATGGTGCCTGAAGCTAAAAGGCTGAAAAAG GATGAGGTTTATGAACTCAAAAGCGAGCCTGTTGGTCTCTGCCTGATCATAAACAATGAGAATTTCCACAGCCTCAAACAGAGAAGGGGGACAGACAAAGATGCCG AGAGACTAGCGAAGGTGTTCAGCTGGCTGGGCTTCAAGGTGTTGATGTGTAAAGACCAAACCGGGGACCAGATGGAACAGACACTGAAGATAGTTGCCTCTCCTCTTGATGAGGAGAGGCAACTCCAGCTACTGGAGCTGGGTGTTCAGGAATGGTGCGACGACTGCCTCTCTGCTCCCCAGCAGCCGGTTAGGCACGGCGACGCCTTCGTCTGCTGCATTCTGACCCACGGGTCATTGAGTCAAGTTTATGGGGTCGACTCACAGCCTCTTGtcattaaagaaattaaaaaacattttgtggccACTAAGCTGCCAGCCCTCACTGGCAAACCCAAAGTGTTCCTGATTCAGGCCTGCCAATTCGACAAGGTGTCTGCAGCACAACGAGGGGTGTTGCCGAACGATGTGGAGGACGATAGTGCAACATCCATTCCTGAGGAAGCAGATTTTCTCGTTGCTGTTTCCACTGTTGAAGGCTACGTATCCTTTAGACATGTAGTAGATGGAAGCTGGTTTATCCAGTCGGTGTGTGAGCAGCTGGAGTCGCACTGCCCTAG TGGTGAAGACTTTACTTCCATCCTGCATCGAGTAAATGACATGGTGGGCCAGAAGGAGGGCTCCATCCATGTTGGCCGGGTAAAACAGGCGCCTGAAGTGAAGTTCACTCTGAGGAAGAAACTCGTTCTGTCGCCACGTTGCCCTTGA
- the catip gene encoding ciliogenesis-associated TTC17-interacting protein isoform X2, whose translation MEEDDVPAVATESQPEEELEAAAEESKHEEESKASEEAVAEESKVPDEAVSGESKPEEEFRASEEAVNFLTSIEPEELQKCVFSESLLVMSDCGGVLGEFSMSVELTHRALEPCVILHARSHGAIDGSPCGTSVTAYLTADLEVLEEDYHEYVKLDSYNVEKKWHMAQRDEQMVINKITAMGEDVTEEECVSYPMSVLRGLVTEGSSMLLMRLMALRKKVPKNMVFIILDRSLHITQTTFRELAAKKIKVHGETVEVFGLERMVCSADGDHSTWHSYFLNNGYLASRKQVGSPVTMKVIHELSKKDRGRMKVPLVWQEDMQLYSLYLDNKDFLKAEHNSYLREHPELRALLSDFLQDLLIVKPDNIFQFAREYFPPYSTYHSPRSSLKTASP comes from the exons ATGGAGGAGGACGATGTTCCTGCAGTCGCTACAGAGTCGCAACCTGAGGAAGAGTTGGAGGCTGCCGCCGAAGAGTCCAAAC ATGAGGAAGAGTCAAAAGCTTCAGAGGAAGCTGTCGCTGAAGAGTCCAAAGTTCCAGACGAGGCTGTTTCCGGAGAGTCTAAACCTGAAGAAGAGTTCAGAGCTTCAGAAGAGGCTGTCAATTTCTTGACCTCCATAG AGCCCGAGGAGCTGCAGAAGTGCGTGTTTTCAGAGTCTCTGCTGGTGATGTCGGACTGTGGCGGAGTCCTGGGGGAGTTCAGCATGTCTGTGGAGTTAACACACAGAGCCCTGGAGCCCTGCGTCATTCTGCATGCTCGGAGCCACGGAGCTATCGACGGCTCTCCCTGTGGAACATCGGTGACCG CTTACCTAACCGCTGACCTGGAGGTCCTGGAGGAAGACTACCATGAGTATGTCAAG CTCGACAGTTACAATGTGGAGAAGAAGTGGCACATGGCGCAACGTGACGAACAGATGGTCATCAACAAAATCACCGCCATGGGAGAG GACGTGACCGAGGAGGAGTGCGTGTCTTATCCCATGTCTGTCCTGCGCGGCCTGGTCACCGAGGGATCCAGCATGCTATTGATGCGTCTCATGGCTCTGAGGAAGAAGGTTCCAAAGAACATGGTCTTCATCATCTTGGACCGAAGTTTACATATAACTCAGACCACGTTT CGTGAGCTGGCCGCGAAGAAAATAAAGGTGCACGGTGAGACCGTAGAGGTATTTGGGCTTGAGAGGATGGTTTGTTCCGCTGACGGCGACCATTCCACGTGGCACAGCTACTTCCTCAATAACGG ttactTGGCCAGCAGAAAACAGGTGGGATCTCCAGTCACAATGAAGGTTATACATGAGCTTTCGAAGAAAGACAGAG GGCGTATGAAGGTCCCGCTGGTCTGGCAGGAAGACATGCAGTTGTACTCTCTGTATTTGGATAACAAG GACTTTCTGAAGGCAGAACACAATTCATACCTGAGGGAGCACCCGGAGCTCCGAGCCCTCCTGTCCGACTTCCTACAGGACTTGCTGATTGTGAAACCGGACAACATCTTCCAGTTTGCTCGAGAATATTTCCCTCCTTATTCCACCTACCATTCCCCGAGGTCTAGCCTGAAAACCGCCTCACCCTGA
- the catip gene encoding ciliogenesis-associated TTC17-interacting protein isoform X1, whose protein sequence is MEEDDVPAVATESQPEEELEAAAEESKHEEESKASEEAVAEESKHEEESKASEEAVAEESKHEEESKASEEAVAEESKHEEESKASEEAVAEESKHEEESKASEEAVAEESKVPDEAVSGESKPEEEFRASEEAVNFLTSIEPEELQKCVFSESLLVMSDCGGVLGEFSMSVELTHRALEPCVILHARSHGAIDGSPCGTSVTAYLTADLEVLEEDYHEYVKLDSYNVEKKWHMAQRDEQMVINKITAMGEDVTEEECVSYPMSVLRGLVTEGSSMLLMRLMALRKKVPKNMVFIILDRSLHITQTTFRELAAKKIKVHGETVEVFGLERMVCSADGDHSTWHSYFLNNGYLASRKQVGSPVTMKVIHELSKKDRGRMKVPLVWQEDMQLYSLYLDNKDFLKAEHNSYLREHPELRALLSDFLQDLLIVKPDNIFQFAREYFPPYSTYHSPRSSLKTASP, encoded by the exons ATGGAGGAGGACGATGTTCCTGCAGTCGCTACAGAGTCGCAACCTGAGGAAGAGTTGGAGGCTGCCGCCGAAGAGTCCAAACATGAGGAAGAGTCAAAAGCTTCAGAGGAAGCTGTCGCTGAAGAGTCCAAACATGAGGAAGAGTCAAAAGCTTCAGAGGAAGCTGTCGCTGAAGAGTCCAAACATGAGGAAGAGTCAAAAGCTTCAGAGGAAGCTGTCGCTGAAGAGTCCAAACATGAGGAAGAGTCAAAAGCTTCAGAGGAAGCTGTCGCTGAAGAGTCCAAACATGAGGAAGAGTCAAAAGCTTCAGAGGAAGCTGTCGCTGAAGAGTCCAAAGTTCCAGACGAGGCTGTTTCCGGAGAGTCTAAACCTGAAGAAGAGTTCAGAGCTTCAGAAGAGGCTGTCAATTTCTTGACCTCCATAG AGCCCGAGGAGCTGCAGAAGTGCGTGTTTTCAGAGTCTCTGCTGGTGATGTCGGACTGTGGCGGAGTCCTGGGGGAGTTCAGCATGTCTGTGGAGTTAACACACAGAGCCCTGGAGCCCTGCGTCATTCTGCATGCTCGGAGCCACGGAGCTATCGACGGCTCTCCCTGTGGAACATCGGTGACCG CTTACCTAACCGCTGACCTGGAGGTCCTGGAGGAAGACTACCATGAGTATGTCAAG CTCGACAGTTACAATGTGGAGAAGAAGTGGCACATGGCGCAACGTGACGAACAGATGGTCATCAACAAAATCACCGCCATGGGAGAG GACGTGACCGAGGAGGAGTGCGTGTCTTATCCCATGTCTGTCCTGCGCGGCCTGGTCACCGAGGGATCCAGCATGCTATTGATGCGTCTCATGGCTCTGAGGAAGAAGGTTCCAAAGAACATGGTCTTCATCATCTTGGACCGAAGTTTACATATAACTCAGACCACGTTT CGTGAGCTGGCCGCGAAGAAAATAAAGGTGCACGGTGAGACCGTAGAGGTATTTGGGCTTGAGAGGATGGTTTGTTCCGCTGACGGCGACCATTCCACGTGGCACAGCTACTTCCTCAATAACGG ttactTGGCCAGCAGAAAACAGGTGGGATCTCCAGTCACAATGAAGGTTATACATGAGCTTTCGAAGAAAGACAGAG GGCGTATGAAGGTCCCGCTGGTCTGGCAGGAAGACATGCAGTTGTACTCTCTGTATTTGGATAACAAG GACTTTCTGAAGGCAGAACACAATTCATACCTGAGGGAGCACCCGGAGCTCCGAGCCCTCCTGTCCGACTTCCTACAGGACTTGCTGATTGTGAAACCGGACAACATCTTCCAGTTTGCTCGAGAATATTTCCCTCCTTATTCCACCTACCATTCCCCGAGGTCTAGCCTGAAAACCGCCTCACCCTGA